A genomic stretch from Candidatus Abyssobacteria bacterium SURF_5 includes:
- a CDS encoding methyltransferase domain-containing protein produces MNPILEQIRFMHKIGGIGRLLRLRKKHALGLKLIRGYAATTCFWTLSNVGLLDNLLEKGAVDLKEFAQANKLDLETLRSICEYLDGIKVLDCENDRCMLDVNGKILLEEPRGLFDLLYGYEPVFTKLEALARSQEKYGRDVIRRGDAVAKGSGELGRQFPFLAMRQMVYDHGFRRVLDLGCGDLEFVFLLCERAGITAAGVDSDPAAIECARRRLEDGASCSGRVTVSRADMFDVEHLAELFPDIDAITAIDVLHEYVYGGVQPVIKLLGEYKRNFPQSALVVAEFFKLPRVWLRRIPTTTLEHHLFHSLTKQEILPIGQWIDLFQKSGYGIVDKKLVHGIGHAYFVLR; encoded by the coding sequence ATGAATCCGATACTCGAGCAAATCCGCTTCATGCATAAAATCGGAGGAATCGGCCGTCTCTTGCGGCTGAGAAAGAAGCATGCTCTCGGGTTGAAACTTATCAGGGGATATGCCGCCACCACCTGTTTCTGGACGCTCTCGAATGTTGGTTTGCTCGATAACCTGCTGGAAAAGGGCGCGGTCGATTTGAAGGAATTTGCGCAGGCAAACAAGCTGGACCTCGAGACGCTCAGATCGATCTGCGAATATCTCGACGGCATCAAGGTCCTCGACTGCGAGAACGACCGCTGCATGCTGGACGTGAATGGCAAAATTCTGCTCGAGGAGCCACGAGGACTGTTTGATCTTCTCTATGGATACGAGCCGGTTTTCACGAAACTTGAAGCGCTCGCGCGCTCGCAGGAAAAGTACGGGCGCGACGTTATCCGTCGCGGCGACGCGGTCGCCAAAGGCAGTGGCGAATTAGGGCGGCAGTTCCCTTTCCTCGCGATGCGCCAGATGGTGTACGATCACGGGTTTCGCCGCGTCCTCGATCTCGGGTGCGGCGACCTCGAGTTTGTCTTCCTCCTCTGCGAGAGGGCCGGGATAACCGCAGCGGGCGTCGATAGTGATCCTGCGGCAATCGAATGCGCGCGCCGGCGGCTTGAGGACGGCGCGTCCTGCAGCGGCCGCGTGACCGTCTCGCGGGCTGATATGTTCGACGTCGAGCATCTTGCGGAACTGTTTCCCGATATCGACGCAATCACCGCAATCGATGTTCTCCATGAATACGTTTATGGAGGGGTTCAGCCGGTGATCAAGCTTCTCGGGGAGTACAAGAGAAATTTTCCTCAATCCGCGTTGGTGGTGGCTGAATTCTTCAAACTGCCGCGCGTGTGGCTGAGGAGGATTCCAACCACCACACTGGAGCATCATCTTTTCCACTCGCTCACGAAGCAGGAGATCCTTCCCATCGGTCAATGGATTGACCTCTTTCAAAAGAGCGGGTATGGAATCGTAGATAAGAAGCTCGTGCACGGGATCGGGCACGCATATTTTGTATTGAGATAA
- a CDS encoding alpha/beta fold hydrolase — translation MSMSATVGEYRTQDGCSLKYRCWPADSQTDALIYLHGIESHSEWFAECARHISGMGIGVYALDRRGSGMNSMERGHCSSYRRLLLDVLDFACGISGRHDRLHCAGLSWGGKLAAAVASAYPALFASLTLIAPGIFPRVAPAPGEKARIAFDALFRPRALHPIPIKDAMFTSMPERLAYIANDPLRLRRVTASFYRESFKIDRLLRKRNYQWKTPTQVLLAEHDRIIDNEKLQTIFDSLEMEHKRILLYKGCNHSVQFERPGEVARDIVEWIGEVRQTDD, via the coding sequence ATGAGCATGTCGGCAACCGTGGGCGAATACAGGACACAGGATGGCTGTTCGCTGAAATATCGTTGTTGGCCGGCGGACTCCCAAACGGATGCGCTCATTTATCTGCATGGCATCGAGAGCCATTCCGAATGGTTCGCCGAGTGCGCCCGTCATATCAGCGGTATGGGGATCGGCGTGTATGCGCTCGATAGGCGCGGCTCGGGTATGAATAGCATGGAACGCGGCCATTGCAGCAGTTACAGGCGGCTGCTGCTCGATGTGCTCGACTTCGCCTGCGGCATATCCGGCCGACACGACCGGTTGCATTGCGCCGGCCTCTCGTGGGGCGGCAAGCTTGCGGCCGCCGTCGCTTCCGCATATCCCGCCCTTTTTGCTTCTCTGACACTTATCGCGCCCGGCATTTTTCCGCGGGTTGCGCCCGCTCCCGGCGAAAAAGCGCGAATCGCTTTTGATGCGCTCTTTCGCCCGCGCGCATTGCACCCGATCCCCATCAAGGACGCGATGTTCACGTCGATGCCCGAGCGCCTCGCCTATATCGCGAACGATCCGCTGCGGCTGCGCCGGGTAACGGCTTCCTTTTATCGCGAGAGCTTCAAGATCGATCGCCTCCTGAGGAAGCGCAACTACCAGTGGAAGACCCCGACGCAGGTGCTCCTTGCCGAGCACGATCGGATCATCGATAACGAGAAGCTGCAAACGATATTCGATTCGCTGGAGATGGAGCACAAAAGAATCCTATTATACAAGGGGTGCAACCATTCCGTGCAGTTCGAAAGGCCAGGCGAGGTGGCGCGGGATATCGTGGAGTGGATCGGGGAGGTTCGACAGACAGATGATTGA
- a CDS encoding radical SAM protein, protein MRNRRANVMNVDRTMAYMKAKGLSYLLPAVTGNGKVLETLIDTLRNRAKAKALAVRKNQDPEKQQIAGESMDMFFEMVKRNLPRLSSQTQRRLAFNMFFNHLTLGQEVRDQYTATYGEPPPFLLVISPSMKCNLKCFGCYAAEYDKTQELSREEVSRIIREAKEELGVYFITISGGEPTIWPHLFDIAEEHNDVFFQVYTHGMMIDDAMAKKMARLGNVHPAISIEGGPRETDDRRGKNAYARILAAMDRLKREGVLFGFSVTHTTKNHHAIINEEFIDELVRHGPAFGWYFQYLPTGRNPDPALIPTARQRLERFEAVEKFRRTRPIVVYDFWNDGEATEGCLAWGRKYLHVTPSGMVEPCVFIHMATHNIRDHSLVEILNSPCFKEARSMQPFNEDHRRPCCIIDNPEKLQLLYEKYHLTPTHEGGERIVTELHDTLVRNCRAYQDELERLDAARQKVVHSA, encoded by the coding sequence ATGAGAAACAGGAGGGCGAACGTAATGAATGTGGACCGGACCATGGCTTACATGAAGGCGAAAGGCCTTTCCTATCTTCTTCCGGCAGTCACGGGAAACGGGAAAGTCTTGGAAACCCTCATCGATACCCTGAGGAACAGGGCAAAGGCGAAAGCGCTCGCGGTCAGGAAAAATCAGGATCCGGAAAAGCAGCAGATCGCCGGCGAGAGCATGGACATGTTCTTCGAGATGGTCAAGCGGAACTTGCCGAGGCTCTCGTCGCAGACGCAGCGCAGGCTGGCCTTTAACATGTTTTTCAACCATCTCACCTTGGGGCAGGAGGTCCGCGATCAATATACCGCTACTTACGGAGAGCCCCCGCCGTTCCTCCTGGTAATCAGCCCCAGCATGAAATGCAACCTCAAATGTTTCGGCTGTTACGCCGCCGAATATGATAAGACACAGGAGCTGAGCCGCGAAGAAGTCAGCCGGATTATCAGGGAAGCGAAAGAGGAACTGGGCGTTTATTTCATCACCATATCCGGGGGCGAACCGACAATCTGGCCTCACCTGTTTGATATCGCCGAGGAACACAACGACGTTTTCTTCCAGGTCTACACGCATGGAATGATGATCGATGACGCTATGGCAAAGAAAATGGCGCGGCTCGGAAACGTGCATCCCGCCATCAGCATTGAAGGCGGCCCTCGCGAGACCGACGACCGGCGCGGCAAAAACGCCTATGCCCGTATTCTTGCGGCGATGGACAGGCTGAAACGGGAAGGCGTACTGTTCGGGTTCTCCGTGACGCACACCACGAAGAACCATCATGCCATCATAAATGAAGAATTCATCGACGAACTGGTCCGGCACGGTCCGGCCTTCGGCTGGTATTTTCAATACCTGCCGACCGGCCGCAATCCCGACCCCGCTCTGATTCCCACGGCGCGGCAGCGGCTGGAGCGATTTGAGGCCGTCGAAAAATTTCGCAGGACCAGACCCATTGTGGTCTACGATTTCTGGAATGACGGCGAGGCCACCGAAGGATGCCTGGCGTGGGGGCGAAAGTACCTGCATGTCACCCCGAGCGGGATGGTCGAGCCGTGTGTCTTCATTCACATGGCTACCCATAACATCCGCGATCATTCGCTCGTGGAGATTCTGAACTCGCCGTGCTTCAAGGAAGCCCGCTCCATGCAGCCGTTCAACGAGGATCATCGCCGCCCGTGCTGCATAATCGACAATCCGGAGAAGCTGCAGCTTCTGTACGAGAAGTATCACCTGACTCCGACGCATGAAGGCGGCGAACGTATCGTGACGGAGTTACACGACACATTGGTGCGCAATTGCCGGGCGTATCAGGACGAGCTTGAACGCCTTGATGCCGCCCGGCAGAAGGTCGTGCATTCGGCCTGA
- a CDS encoding DUF362 domain-containing protein, giving the protein MGTVAVYDADYSSAAEVIEKAFSDFGVNLENKNVVIKPNVIGPFGVSRAITTHPSVVAGVVKAVAARRPARIVVGDNPGVRGYGLNKTSAQRSGLLDVCSDYYVNLSEEGVSAPMKSRFTDKVTISRTFLETDFYISIPKFKTHMLTHITGAIKNSFGMLVGGQKTAIHRLAQSCETFSEALVDIYQLRAPDLVVMDAVIGMEGKGPSSEDLREIGKIIVSDNGVELDAVMAVMMGMDPVRVPMLQLAQERGLGRISLGSIKTVGPIAQIENFKLPSKMMRGPVGFILWHLLTHLMTSRPVPIEDKCSKCGICEQHCPVGAIQLKPYPTVNPERCISCFCCMELCPNSALDVTNKVKRYRGRFKY; this is encoded by the coding sequence ATGGGGACAGTGGCGGTGTATGACGCCGACTATTCGAGTGCGGCGGAGGTTATTGAGAAGGCTTTTTCCGACTTTGGAGTGAACCTCGAAAACAAGAATGTTGTCATCAAGCCGAACGTCATCGGACCGTTCGGGGTCAGCCGTGCGATAACAACACATCCCTCGGTGGTCGCCGGCGTGGTCAAGGCGGTCGCGGCCCGGCGGCCGGCGCGGATTGTCGTTGGCGACAATCCCGGCGTGCGCGGGTATGGATTGAATAAAACGAGCGCGCAGAGAAGCGGCCTCCTCGATGTGTGCTCCGATTATTACGTCAACCTCAGCGAAGAAGGCGTCTCGGCGCCGATGAAGTCGCGGTTCACCGACAAGGTGACTATTTCGCGCACATTCCTCGAAACCGATTTCTACATCTCGATTCCAAAATTCAAGACGCACATGCTCACCCATATAACCGGCGCGATCAAGAACAGCTTCGGGATGCTGGTGGGCGGGCAGAAGACGGCGATTCACCGCCTTGCTCAGTCGTGCGAAACCTTTTCCGAAGCGCTCGTGGATATCTATCAGCTTCGCGCGCCCGACCTGGTGGTGATGGACGCCGTCATCGGGATGGAAGGGAAGGGGCCTTCCTCCGAGGACTTGCGGGAAATCGGCAAAATCATCGTGAGTGATAACGGGGTCGAGCTGGATGCCGTGATGGCGGTGATGATGGGCATGGACCCTGTTCGCGTTCCGATGCTGCAATTGGCGCAAGAACGCGGGCTCGGGCGGATTTCCCTCGGTTCGATCAAGACGGTCGGGCCGATCGCGCAAATTGAAAATTTCAAATTGCCGTCAAAGATGATGAGGGGTCCGGTCGGCTTCATCCTGTGGCACCTGCTCACGCATCTGATGACCAGCCGACCGGTGCCGATAGAAGATAAATGCAGCAAGTGCGGAATTTGCGAGCAGCATTGCCCGGTGGGAGCGATTCAATTGAAGCCGTATCCGACCGTCAACCCGGAGCGGTGCATCTCGTGCTTCTGCTGTATGGAGCTCTGCCCGAATAGCGCGCTGGACGTCACCAACAAAGTCAAGCGGTATCGCGGGCGATTCAAGTATTAA
- a CDS encoding alpha/beta fold hydrolase, with protein MVLSASEFTNDVPFNKKISTFWQRSRTVARGHSPYTLGKGERAFLLVHGIAGSPAQMRKLAEFLDQLGFTARAMLLPGHGTHPDDLEGVVWQDWYEAVHDEFCELRKRHQEVSLAGFSIGAALSAHYAAHNPVDRLILLSLPLCPLNDRFPTDLMLRIYWAFFKQVKGNPEAITGADGEPFYFVYERVPTAILHTMSELIRIVKHRLDRVTAPTLLIQSKCDRISGAKSGPLAFRQIGSDQKRLVMLERSGHNVILDDDQPQVFQEIRKFMSVPRADVSGKLL; from the coding sequence ATGGTCTTGTCGGCGTCCGAATTTACAAATGACGTCCCCTTCAATAAAAAGATTTCAACCTTCTGGCAGAGATCGCGAACTGTAGCCAGAGGACATTCTCCCTATACGCTTGGGAAAGGCGAACGGGCGTTCCTGCTCGTGCATGGAATCGCCGGCTCTCCCGCCCAGATGAGAAAACTTGCCGAGTTTCTTGACCAATTAGGCTTTACCGCACGAGCGATGTTGTTGCCGGGGCATGGCACCCACCCGGATGACCTCGAAGGGGTCGTATGGCAGGACTGGTACGAAGCCGTTCATGACGAGTTTTGCGAGTTGCGGAAACGCCATCAGGAAGTAAGTCTTGCCGGATTCTCGATTGGGGCGGCGCTGTCGGCACATTATGCGGCGCACAATCCAGTGGATCGGCTGATCCTGTTGAGCCTTCCGCTCTGTCCGCTCAACGACAGGTTTCCGACGGACCTGATGTTGCGGATTTACTGGGCGTTTTTCAAGCAGGTCAAGGGGAATCCCGAGGCGATTACAGGGGCAGACGGCGAACCATTCTATTTTGTCTATGAGCGTGTTCCGACGGCAATCCTGCATACCATGTCCGAATTAATACGGATCGTCAAGCATCGGCTCGACCGTGTCACCGCGCCCACATTGCTGATCCAATCGAAGTGCGACAGAATATCCGGAGCAAAGAGCGGCCCGCTCGCGTTCCGACAGATCGGCTCGGATCAGAAACGGTTGGTGATGCTCGAGAGGAGCGGACACAACGTCATCCTGGATGACGACCAGCCTCAGGTGTTTCAGGAGATCAGGAAATTTATGAGCGTTCCCCGGGCCGATGTCTCCGGAAAGCTCCTCTAG
- a CDS encoding response regulator, producing MREERRIKVLVVDDDQHFRNLATGLLEKCGFEVSSVGTGEEALYWIRNNDIDVAVLDLRLPDFDGNELLRSFKIIRPDLEVIILTGYGTMRSALLAMREDVFEYLTKPCSTELLAEVICKAAAKKASPMCARWYNIWAGSELKEGYSEK from the coding sequence ATGCGCGAGGAAAGACGGATAAAGGTTCTGGTTGTCGATGATGACCAGCATTTCCGGAATCTGGCGACCGGCCTGCTGGAAAAGTGCGGGTTTGAAGTCTCCAGTGTCGGAACGGGAGAGGAGGCCTTATACTGGATTCGGAACAATGACATCGATGTCGCGGTGCTTGATCTGCGGTTGCCCGATTTTGACGGCAATGAGCTGCTTCGCAGCTTCAAAATTATCCGGCCCGACCTCGAGGTGATCATCCTGACCGGCTATGGCACGATGCGATCGGCCCTGCTTGCGATGCGGGAGGACGTATTCGAGTATCTGACCAAGCCTTGCAGCACTGAGCTCCTGGCAGAGGTCATCTGCAAGGCAGCCGCAAAAAAGGCAAGTCCAATGTGTGCGCGCTGGTACAATATTTGGGCCGGCAGCGAATTAAAAGAGGGATATTCTGAAAAGTGA